CTGAAGCGACGCGCCGATCTACTGCCGAACCTCATCGAGTCGGTGAAGGGGTACGCGGCGCACGAGAAGGCGGTCTTCGAGAACGTCACTCGCGCACGTGCCGAGTCGCTGACGGCGACGACTCCCGCCGAGGCAGGGGTCGCCGAGGGACACATGCAGCAGGCGCTCAAGTCGCTGTTCGCTGTGGCCGAGGCATACCCGCAGCTCCAGGCCAGTCAGAACTTCCTTCAGCTGCAGCAGTCGATCGTCGACACTGAGGACAAGATCCAGGCGTCGCGCCGGTTCTACAACGGCGGGGTCCGGGAACTGAACACCAAGATCAAGGTCTTCCCGAACAACCTCTTCGCCCGAAACCTCGGCTTCCGCGAGCGCGAGTTCTTCGAAGTCGTGGATGGCGCCGCGATCTCGGAACCGCCCCGCGTGCAGTTCTGAGCGGAGCTCGCCTGGCAGCCATCCGGCTGCGATGGACGGTCGCATCTCGATACGCGCTTCGCGCTACTCGATGAGCGGTGGGGGTGCTTCGCGCTACTCGATGAGCGGTGGGGCCGCTTCGCTCTGCTCGATGAGCGGTGGGGGAGCTTCTCGCTCGCCGATGAGCGTGCGGCGTCCGCGTCCATTTCCGATCCCATCCCAACGAGATCGGGGGCCCCGCTGACGCGGGGCCCCCGATGGGGTGAAGTGGAAACCGTGCCTAGGCGGCAGGCGCCACCAGGGTGAACTGGACCGTCGTGGTGTTGCCCGCGACGTCGTACACGACGAGCGTGTTCGCGCCGAGGGTGCCGCCGAAGGTTCCGGGCTTGACGAAGTTGACATCGGACCACGGGTTGTTGCTGAGGTCCTTGACGACGCCGTTGAGCGTCACCTTGTCGATCTTCTGCGCGTCATAGAGCTTGAAGCTCACGAGCGAGTAGGTCCCGTCGGCACCCTTGGTCTCGCTCGCCCCGGTCTTGATCGTCACGGTCGGTGCCGTGGCGTCGAGGGTGACCGTGAACTCCCGAGTGACCGAGACGTTGCCCGCGACATCCTGAGCGTTGTATCGGATCTGATACGTGCCGTCCGGCAGCGAGACCGACGCCACGTGGCTGACAGCGGTCGCGCCGTTGCCGGCGGTCTGCGTCGACTTCACGAGCGTTCCGTTGCGGTACACGTTCGCCACGACACGGTCGAGACCGATGTTGTCCGTCGCGTCCACCTGGATGTCGAGGGACTTCAGCGGTCCGGCCGACGTCGGCGACACGAGGGCCGTTTCGGGCTTGACGGTCTCGGCGGGGATGCCGAGTCCACCAGATGCGTAGGCTGCGCGCGCCCCGCCGACGACGGGAAGCGAGATCGCCGAGGTGAGCGCGTCGAGCGTCACCGTCGCGTTGGGCGAGCCGGCGACGAAGCCCGAGAGGTTCGTCGAGACGACGACGCCGATGCGCGAGCCCGCCTTGAAGACGTAGTCATAGGGCTCCATCTTCCAGTCGAAGTCGTACTTCTGGCCGGGGACCACGTTCGTGGCCGCCCCATCGGCGAGGGACTCGCGGTTCGACGAGTCGAGCACACCGCGCGAGAGGCGCCAGTACGACGATTCGGTCGAACGACGCTCGACCTCGAGGTAGCAGGCGTTGTCGAACTGCGTCTCCGCGCCCCAGCAGGTGCGGTTCGTCGTGTTCTGGATGCCGTCACCGGGCGAGCGCGGCGTGCGGAACGCCGTGCTGTAGTCGACGAGCAGAGCCGACAGGTTCGACTGCTCCTGGCTCAGCGAGGCATCGAGCTTGACGATCGGCGTGCCCGAGATGCGCAGGTCCTGCGTCAGCGGCTGCGAGAGCAGGACGAGACGGTTGGCCTGCGGAGCCTCCGGGTTGTTCGCGAGTGCACCCTCGGACGGCGAGTTCGACCCTCCGACGATCTGCAGCGTCGAGGCGCCTTCGACGGGGCGGAAGCCGAGGCTTCCCGCGGTGCCGGACGTCGTGCCGCTGAGGCTCAGGTCGACGTACTCGGTGCCCGGTGCGGGCCAGGAGGCCTCGTCGACGTACTCGGACGGACCGAACTCGACGGTCGACTGCGGCTCGTTCATGATGCCGTTGTCGATGCCCTGCAGCCAGTAGTCGTACCAACGGTGCAGTGTGTCGACCCACACGTCGCGACGGAACTCGAAGGGATCGATGTGTCCGAGGCGGGGGAGCCACACCTTGCGCGGGACGTCACGCTCGGACAGGGCCTGCCAGTAGTCGGCGAACTGGCTCATGCGGACGTTGTCGTCGTTGAGGCCGTGGATCGCGAAGACCGAGGCCTTCACGTTGTCGACATCGAGCACGTAGTTCCGCTCGTCCCAGAAGGGGTTGTAGTCGCCCGTCTCGTCGCCGTCGATGGCGTTGAGGTTCTCTCGCACGGGCGCGCACAGTGCGCGTCGCTCGGGGTTGGTGACCGTGTTCGAAAGGCTCGCCGGGTAGTTGGTGTTGTGGCGGATTCCGTTCGTGCGCGAGTAGCGGTACCAGTCGCTGATGGCATCGATCGGAACGATCGTCGTGAGGCCCTCGACGCCCGTGGCTGCGACGCCGTTGGCGAGAGTGCCGTCATAGGACTTGCCGATCATGGCGGACTTCCCGGTGTGCCACGTCGCCAGGACCGGGTCGCCTGCGGCGTTGTGACCCGGAACCCGGCCGTTGAGCCAGTCCACGACGACCTTCATGCTCTGGATGTCGCCGGCTCCACCGTGGAGGGGGCAGCCGGTGGAAAAGCCCGTGCCGTTCATCTGCGCGTGGATGACGGCATATCCGCGCGGCACGAAGTAGTTGTCGTAGTAGAGCGGGAAGAGGTCGGTGACACCGTCTCCATCGAGGTCCTGCAGCCGCTGGGATTCGTTGCCACGGCCGAGCGTCGTGAAGTACGGGCTCGGGTCGATGATGGCCGGCACCTTCAGCGACGCGGCGGTTTCAGCGGGGCGGATGATGTCGATCGCGGTGACGTCGGTGACACCGTCGAGATCCTGGTCGACGCCCTCGACCGGGATGTAGACGCGCTCGCGGATGGCGCTCGCGTAGTCGGAGAACGGCTGCGTCTTACCGTCGACGACGGGGATCGCGGGGTCGGGAGCCGCGACGGCGGCGTTGGGGGAGAGAACGGTGACAGCGAGGGCTGCGACCGTCACGAGGGCGGCGATCGAGCGCTTTCGGCGCGCGACACCGCGCGAGGCGGGTTCGGATGGAGAGTGCATCATGTTTCCTGCATAGCGGCACTCGGGGGGTCACCGCCACCATAGAGTGCAATGTCACCAGAAAGTTACGCGGCCGCCGATCTGTCACAGGACGTTTACCTCGTCGGTGAGATGTGTCACATGCGTGTCATCTGGAACCGACAGACTGCGCTTCCCGATAGTGATACTCAGCGTCAGCCCCCGTGCCGTCAGTCGACGACGAGAGCCATCGCGTCGGAGGCGAACTCGACTGTTCCGCGGAGCGCCCAATCATCGGCGCGGTAGGTGAACGACGCGGCGCCGCCGTCCCGTCCGACACCCGATGCGGTCGCGGCGATGACGCCGCCGGTCGCCGCGAACGACTGACCGTCGGGTGCGAGCGCGACGACCGGCGGGGCCTCGATGCGAAAGGCGATCGCGTCCAGACGGGCCAGATCAGCCGCCCAGGGAACCCGCAGTCCGCAGTCGTCGGGCACGGCGTCGGTGGCCTCCGCACACCCCGCCGCGTACGCGTCCAGCTGCCGCTGAGCGAGCGCCGTCGCCTCCGGCGTGAGAGTCGGCTCGAGGGAGAGCGCCACCGAGTCGGGGCTCGTGACGGCGACTTCGGATCCTCCGGCGAGGATGCCGACAGGCATGGGTTCCACGGGGTAGACGGCAGGGAGGAGTCGCACGGAGAGTGCGGTGACAGCGTCCCCCACTCGGACGGCATCGCCGAGAGTCGTGGACACCTCGAGCGATCCGAGCTCGTCGACGTCGAGCTCCCAGCCGTCGTCCGCGCGCGCGAGAACGAAACCTAGCGTCCGTCGCTCGCCGCCGAGCCGGACGTTCGCCTCGACGCGCTGCGCGCCGTCGCGCACCTCGCCCACGGTGTAGTCGTAGTCTTCGATGTATCCCGTCGCTCCGGCGAAGGCGGCGCTGAGATGCTCGGTGTCGCTCGCGTCGGGCAGGAAGCGCTCGACCGCGGCGACGTCACCGTCGGCGAGTGCCGCGAGGTATCTCCCGGCCGCGTCTTCGGCAGACTCCGGTCTCGTGACCATCCACGCCGCCACGGCACCCGCCGCGGCAGCAACCGCGACGATGCCGGCCGCTACTCCGATCACCGCGCGCCGTTTCACGCTCTCACGCTATCCGGGTCGTCGCCCACCCGGGCATCGGCTTCGTCATGGCGAACCGTGGGCTCTGGCGACGCACTGTCGTGTCTCCCGGCGCCGGGGAGCGCGGACACGATGTCGCCGGTCGCATCGCCCCATCGGGACACCGAGATCGCGTCGAGCTGCTGCCACGACGCGGCCGTCCGCAGCTCGGCCGCGAGTCGCTCGGGCGCATCGGCGGGACGTGTGCGCTCCCACCATGCCGACTGGACGAGCAGCCGGGAGCCCGCGCGGTCGGCCTTGAGATCGACGCGTCCGACGATGTCGTCGTCGACGAGGACGGGGAGCGAGTAATAGCCGAAGCGGCGCTGAGGCGCGGGGGTGTAGATCTCGATGCGGTACTCGAAGTCGAAGAGGCGCTCCGCACGATCACGGAACCACACGACGGGGTCGAAGGGCGTCAGGATGGCCGCCGCGTCGATGCGGCGGGGGAGTCGCGCCTCGGTGTGAACCCACGCCTTGGCGGGGCGACCGGCCGTCATCCAGCCCTCCACGCTCACCTGCTCGAGTTCTCCTGCATCGACGAGTTCGCCGATCGCCGCGAGCACGGCGCGCCTGTCGCGCAGGCGCCAGTAGTCGGCGATGTCGGCGGCCGTTGCGACGCCGTAGGCGCGCGCGGCGCGACGGACGAGCTCTCGAACCGCGTCGTCGCGCGTGACCTGCCGCGCGAGCGCCTCGCGGGGGACGACGTGCTCGGCGAGGCCGTAGGTGCGCTCGAAGCCGCGTCGCCCCGCGATCGCGACCTCGCCGAAGAGCCACAGGTACTCGAGGGCATGCTTGACGGCGTCCCAGTCCCACCACTGTCCACGTGTGCCCCGCTGGATGTCGTAGTCGATCTGCGCGGGACGCAGGGGGCCGCGATCGGACAGTTCGCCACGGACCCAGTCGACGACGTCGCGGTTGCTGTGGAACCAGCCGTCCGCCTTCGTCGCGTACTTGGCCCGCATGTCGTCCATCCGGAATCGGAAGAGCGACCAATCCGTGGAGGGAATGAAGGCGGCGACGTGCGCCCAGTACTCGAGGTAGGGCGCGCGGCGAGCGAACAGGAGACGGTCGAGGGCAGCAGGGTCGTAAGATCCCAGCCGGGAGAACAGCGGCATGTAGTGCGACCGCGCGAAGACGTTGACGGAGTCGATCTGCAGCGTCGCCATGCGAGCGAGTTCGAGGTTGAGTTGGCGCGTGCCGGGGGACAGGGGGCGTGGTCGCGCGAAACCCTGCGCAGCGAGGGCCATGCGGCGGGCTTCGGCGCGGCTGAGCGTGGATCGTCGAGGGGAGGAGCGCATCGCAGCCAGCCTATTGACGACGTCCGACATCGTCCTTCGTACATGAACCGCGGGGAATGCCCCGCGCCTAGACTGGCCGGATGAGCGATTCGCAGCACGAGGGCGGGGAGCACAAGCCGCGCGGCTCGCTGTTCGATGCCCTCCGGGATCGTTCGAGGGTCGTCACGATCGACACATCGGCGTCCGTCCCCCGCGGCCTGCGCATCGCCACTGCCTATTCGTGGCGTCTGCTCGTCGTCGCAGCCGCGTCTGCGGTGATCATCTGGCTCGTCATCCAACTGAAGCTCCTCGTCATCCCGCTTCTCATCTCGATCCTCATCACGGCACTGCTGTGGCCGGGATTCACCTGGATGCTGCGGCGCCGCGTTCCCAAGTGGCTCGCGATCGTCATCTCGGTTCTCACGACGCTCGCCGTCGTGACGGGACTCATGTGGCTCGCGGTCTGGCAGATCACGCGGCAGTGGTCCTCGGTGCAGGCCCGGTCGGTGGATGCGATCGAGGACTTCCGTCAGTACCTGATCGACGGACCTCTCCATCTCACCGGGACCCAGATCGACGATCTGCTCCAGCAGGGGTGGTCGTTCCTCGAACAGCAGGCATCCCTCCTGTGGTCCGGCGCTCTCGCGATCGGGACGACCGTCGGTCACGTCGCGACGGGGGCGCTCCTGGCCCTGTTCATCCTCCTGTGTCTTCTCGCAGACGGTGCGGGTATCTGGCGATGGACGACGCGTCTCTTCCCGCGTACGGCACGGCCGGCCGTCGACGGCGCTGCGAAGGCCGGATGGCGGACCGTCGTCAACTACGCGCGCACGCAGCTGCTCGTCGCGACGATCGACGCCATCGGCATCGGGCTCGGCGCCTTCCTCCTGGGAGTTCCGCTCGCGATCCCCATCGCCGTCCTCGTCTTCCTCGGTGCGTTCGTCCCGTTCGTCGGTGCCGTCGTGACCGGCGCCCTCGCGGTGTTCCTCGCGCTCGTCTACAACGGTCCGTGGACGGCGTTGTTCATGCTCCTCGTGGTCCTGGGGGTCCAGCAACTGGAGGGGCACGTCCTGCAGCCGCTCCTCATGGGCTCCGCCGTGAAAGTGCATCCCCTCGCCGTCGTCCTCGTCGTCGCGGGCGGCGCGATGATCGCGGGGATCCCGGGCGCTCTCTTCGCCGTGCCTCTCGCGGCCTTCGTCAACGTCGTCGCCGTCTATGTCAGCAAACGAGGATGGGAGTCGGCGGCTCCGCCGACAGGCGACTACATCTGGAGCACTGTCCCTCGACCGAGGAGAACCCCCGCGTGACCGCTTCCCAGACCCCAGCAGCGCAGGCCCTATCGGTCATACCGACGCTCGCGGCGTTCGAGGACGCCGCCGCGTCCCTCGCGGGCGTCATCGTCCGCACGCCGCTCGACGAGTCCCAGCACCTGTCGGAGGTCCTCGGCGTCCCGGTGCACCTGAAGCTCGAGAACCTCCAGCGCACGGGGTCGTTCAAGGTGAGGGGAGCGACCTACCGCCTGTCACGGCTCACCGCCGACGAGCGCGCCCGCGGCGTCGTCGCCGCTTCCGCCGGCAACCACGCGCAGGGCGTGGCCCTGGCGGCGAAGACGCTCGGGATCCCTGCCACGATCTTCATGCCGCTCGGCGTTCCGGTTCCCAAGCTCCTCGCGACGCGCGGATACGGCGCCGACGTGATTCTGGAGGGTGCGACGGTCGAGACGCCGCTGCGTCTTGCCGCCGAGTTCGCCGAGCGGACGGGCGCAGTGTTCATCCATCCGTTCGACCACCCCGACATCATCGCGGGGCAGGGGACGCTCGGTCTCGAGCTGTGGGACGAAGTCCCGGGTCTCGAGACCGTCGTGGTCGGCATCGGGGGCGGGGGGCTCACCGCGGGTGTCGCGGCGGCTCTCAAGGGGCGTGCGGCCGCCGAGGGGCGCAGCATCCGGATCATCGGAGTGCAGGCGGCGAACTCGGCTGCCTACCCCACGTCGCTCGCCGCGGGGCACCCCCTCGAGGTCGCGACGACGCCGACGATCGCCGACGGCATCGCGGTCGCGAGGCCCGGAGACCTCCCGTTCGAGATCATCCGTCAGCTCGTCGATGATGTCGTGACCGTGTCCGACGACGACATCGCACGTGCCCTGCTCGTTCTCCTCGAGCGCGCCAAGCAGGTCGTCGAACCTGCTGGAGCGGTGGGCGTCGCGGCGATCCTCGCGGGCAAGATCCAGGCATCCGGACCGACCGTCACGATCCTCTCGGGCGGCAACATCGATCCGCTCCTCCTGCAGAGGGTCGTCTCACATGGGCTCGCGGCGTCCGGTCGCTACATGACGCTGCAGATCCCGCTGCCGGATCGGCCCGGTCAGCTCGCCCGTGTCTCGGAACTCGTGTCGCACGCCGGCGCCAACGTCATCGAGGTGCTCCACACGCGTCACGGACAAGGACTGCAGATCAGCGAAGTCATCCTTCAACTGAGCGTCGAGACGCGCGGCGAGGACCATCGTGCCCACGTCATCTCCGTGCTCGAGGGCGCGGGATTCGCGCCCCGGCTCATGCCGGATTGAGCGAGAAGGTCACTGACCGTTGTAGGTCTCTACCTTGATGACCTCGACGGCGATCTCGCGCCCGTTGGGAGCGGTGTAGCTCGTCTTCTCGCCTTCCTTGAGGCCGAGGATCGCCGCTCCGAGCGGAGACGCCTCGCTGTAGACGTCGAGTTCGGATCCGGACGCGATCTCGCGGTTGCCGAGAAGGAAGACCTCTTCGCCGCCGGCGACGACGGCGGTCACGACGGTACCCGACTGCACGACCCCCGTGCTCTCGGGCGCTTCGCTCACGGTTGCCGACTTCAGGAGGTGCTGGAGAGTGCGGATGCGCGCCTCCTGCTTGCCCTGCTCGTCCTTCGCCGCGTGGTAGCCGCCGTTCTCCTTCAGGTCGCCTTCTTCGCGAGCCGCCTCGATGCGCTTGGCGATCTCTTCGCGACCGACCGTCGAGAGATGTTCGAGCTCGGAAGCGAGACGGTCGTAGGCATCCTGGGTGAGGAAGGTCGCCGGGGCATCGCTGGACACGTCGGACTCCTTGCTGTCGGGGGAGGTACGTCGAACGCCCCGGCACTAGCCAGGGCGTCGTTCCGAAGAGACTACGTCACCCAGCAGGAGTTGACAAAACCTGTCGTGCCGAGCGCCGTCGTCGGGATGACCTCTTCGAATGCGCGCGCGTGGCTCTCGGATGCCGGGTACTCGACGACCTTCCAGCCCACGACGCCATGCTCCTCGTCCTGCGCCTCGAGGGCACACGCGACCGAACGACCCGTCGGCGCGGTGAATTGGAAGTTGACCACGACGGTGCGTTCGTTGACCACGGCGAAGCCCGTGGTGTCGACGTCGACGGCGTCGAGGGAGGATGAGATCGTCGACCATGCCAGCATCCCCGCTGCCACCGCGCCGACCGTGACGGCGGCACCGATCGCCCACCGCGTCGTCGATCGACGTCCGCGTCCGTATCGCGCGTCGAGCTTGTCTTGTGTCGTCATCGCCGTCCGTCGGGAAGATTAGGCTGGTGGTTCCAGGCTATGCGCTGCGGCGCGAATCGAGGACACACATGAACGACGCGCTCGACCGCTTTGTGCGCGCGCTCGCCGAACCGATGCCGACGCCGTCGATGACGGTCGATCCGACCCTCGTGACGCCGGGGCCCTGGGGTTTCGCGATCATCGTCTTCATCTCGCTCGCCGTCATCCTTCTCGTGTTCGACATGCTCCGCCGTATCCGCCGGGGTCGCGTCCGGGCCGACATCGCCGAAGAACTCGAAGCCGAAGCCGAGGCTCAGCGACAGGCCGAGGCTGCCGAAGCGGCGACGCAGACCGACGACGAAAACGTCGACGCCGCGGGCGACGACATGACGGGCGACTCGCGCTCCTGACGCCTCAGGCGCCGTGGTAGGCGGGCTGGAGGGCGATGATGAGGCATGCCGTCCAGTGGCAGAGGAACGCCAGGACCGTGCACACGTGGAAGATCTCGTGGAAGCCGAAGTGCCCCGGCCACGGATTCGGCCGCTTCAGCGCGTACACGACCGCTCCGAGCGTGTAGAGCAGCCCGCCCACGATGACGAGGATCATCATCGGAGCACTCGCCTGGAATAGCGGGACCATGTACATGACCGCGGCCCAGCCGAGGACGAGGTAGAGCGCGACGTAGAGCCACCGCGGCGCGTCGATCCAGAAGACGCGGAACAGGATGCCGGCGAGCGCCCCGCCCCATACGAGCGACAGCAGGATGACCGCCTGGTCCGTCGGGAGGGCCAGCACGGCCAGTGGCGTGTACGTGCCCGCGATGAGCAGCACGATGTTGGCGTGGTCGATCCGCTTGAGGATGACGCGCGTGCGCGGACCCCAGTTGAAGCGGTGGTACAGGGCAGAGTTGCCGAAGAGCAGCAGCGAAGTCGTCACGAACACCGCGGATGCCCACTTGGCAGGTGTGCCCTGGGCCAGGACGATGAGGATGATCCCGGCCACGATGGCGACGGGGAAGGTCGCCGCGTGGATCCAGCCCCGCCAGGTCGGCTTCAGCTCCGGGGTCGCGGCATCGACGGCAGCGGCCTCCATCAGCGGCAGCTCGGGAACGCCCGGGGCGGGGGGAATACGGCGTCGGCGGCTCACCCTCACAGCGTAGGCCTCGTTGCATACCGCCCGGGGAACATACCGGGTCCCGTCCGAGGCGGCATGCGGTCTCATCGCGCGACACGCGAGGGCGGCGAGCGGTAGCGTAGCCGTGTGGCGCATTCTTCGTCGGACGAGGGGAGAGGGCCCCTCTACCGGTTGTACATCAATCGGCTCCGTCGGCGACTCGACCCATCCGCGGTGCCGCGGCATGTCGCCATGATGATCGACGGCAACCGGCGGTGGGCGCGGCAGCTGGGCTACGACTCGGCGGCGCACGGCCACCGCGCGGGCGCCGCGAAGATGCGGGAGTTCCTCGAGTGGTGCGACGACCTCGGGATCGCGGTCGTCTCGCTCTATCTCCTGTCCAACGACAATCTCGTCAAGCGCGATTCGAGAGAGCTGTCGGACCTTCTCGAGATCATCGCCGAGCTGGCCGAGGAGCTCTCCCACGAACGCGACTGGAGGGTGCAGCACGTCGGACGCCGCGACCTCCTGCCGCCAGAGCTCGCGCGCGTCCTCACCGACGCTCAGGAGCGGACGAAGGGCAACAGCGGGCTGCACGTCAATCTCGCGGTCGGCTATGGAGGGCGCGGTGAGATCGTGGACGCCGTCCGCAGCGTCATCGTCGCGCACGATCGATCGGGCGGTTCTCTCGAAGAGCTCGCGGCGAGCCTGACACCCGAGCAGATCGGCGAGCACCTGTACACAGGCGGCCAGCCGGATCCGGACCTCGTCATCCGGACGTCGGGCGAGCAGAGGCTCAGCGACTTCCTCCTGTGGCAGTCGGCCCACTCGGAGTTCTACTTCGTCGAGGCGCTCGGCCCCGATCTGCGCGAAGTCGATTTCCTCCGAGCGATCCGCGATTTCACGCGGCGAGACCGTCGTTTCGGTCAGTGATGCCAGAATAGGTCGGTGATCGACCTCGAGACATTCCGCGAGTCCTTCGACGGCGAACCCGGATACCTCGACTGGGCCGCGTTCGGTCCGCTCTCGCCTTCCGTGCGAGCCGAAGCGCAGGCCGACACGGAGCTTCTCGGGTCGGGGAGGCGAACGAGCATCGACCTCGTGGCTGAACACGCTTTCGCCGCCCGCGCACTCGTCGCGGAACTCTTGGGAGCCGACACCGACCAGGTGACCCTCCAGCCGTCGACGACCGACGGTCTGATGCACGCCCTGTACGGGCTGTCCGGCGGTCTCCTGCTCTCGCGCGGCGAGTTCCCCGCGCTCACCGTCACGGCCACACGCGCCCGCGACGCCCTCGGGCGGATCGACCTGCAGTGGGTGGAGCCTCACGACGGCCGTATGACACCGGACGTCGTGCGCGATGCGCTCACGGAGGAGACGCGCGCGGTCGCCGTGAGCCTCGTCGACTACCGCACGGGCTATCGCACCGACCTCACCGCCCTGCGCGAGGTCATCGGGGACCGCCTCCTCATCGTCGACGCGATTCAAGGCTTCGGTGTCGTAGAGGCGGACTACGCCGCGGCGGACGTCGTCGCTGCGCACGGATACAAGTGGCTCCGCGCGGGCCGCGGTACGGGGTTCGCGTGGTTCGGTGAACGCGCACTCGAGCGCCTCTCTCCCGTCCTGTCGGGACGTGCGGGCATCGACGGCGATCTGCCTCTCGATGTCGTGCCCCTCCCCGCGGCATCCGCTCAGGCCTTCACCGTGAGCCCCGTCGACACGCTCGCTGCGGCGCGGCTCGCGACGGCCCTGCGCGACGTCCGTGACTGCGGTGTCGCCGCCATCAGCGACGAGCTCGCGCAGCGGACAGCCGATGTCATGTACTTCGCCGATCGCTACGAGCTGCCCGTCCTGACGCCTCGAGAGCCCGAGCGGCGCGGCGGCATCGTCACTCTCGCCCCCGCGCCCCACGAAGCCGCACCGCTCGCGGCGTCTCTGGCCAACCACGGGCTGACGGTCACGGTGCGGTCAGGGCTCGTGCGGGTGTCGCCGCACGTCGGAACGGGAGCCGATACGCTCCGCCTCTTCGGCGACGCGCTCGCGGCGTTCGCTGCCACGCGCGCGTGGTGAACGTGAAATTCATACGCCCGTAACCTGGGGCACCGCGTGTCGGGCGCGCGAGCGACTCGGTCTCG
This genomic stretch from Microbacterium sp. SLBN-146 harbors:
- a CDS encoding aminotransferase class V-fold PLP-dependent enzyme: MIDLETFRESFDGEPGYLDWAAFGPLSPSVRAEAQADTELLGSGRRTSIDLVAEHAFAARALVAELLGADTDQVTLQPSTTDGLMHALYGLSGGLLLSRGEFPALTVTATRARDALGRIDLQWVEPHDGRMTPDVVRDALTEETRAVAVSLVDYRTGYRTDLTALREVIGDRLLIVDAIQGFGVVEADYAAADVVAAHGYKWLRAGRGTGFAWFGERALERLSPVLSGRAGIDGDLPLDVVPLPAASAQAFTVSPVDTLAAARLATALRDVRDCGVAAISDELAQRTADVMYFADRYELPVLTPREPERRGGIVTLAPAPHEAAPLAASLANHGLTVTVRSGLVRVSPHVGTGADTLRLFGDALAAFAATRAW